The proteins below are encoded in one region of Segatella copri:
- a CDS encoding RsmB/NOP family class I SAM-dependent RNA methyltransferase yields the protein MKTLPEDFRTYTQALMGEKLYQRLEHAILEEEAPTSIRINPFKCKDADGEPVPWCPETGRYLSTRPGFTFDPLLHAGLYYVQEASSMFVDMAIRQYVKEPVMMLDLCAAPGGKSTAVRAALPEGSLLFSNEPMRTRSQILAENVQKFGHPDMIVTNNYPRDYKKSKLQFDVILTDVPCSGEGMFRKDEGAIDEWSTQNVNNCWQLQREIVSDIWNCLKPGGILIYSTCTFNAHEDEENVDWICEELGAEVMALEGVENAWNITRNLTGTDFPVYRFIPGVSRGEGLFMAILKKEGEWEAGSPAKENRKDKKKKDKKVAKGKGPEIPDGWLKADTEWMPAESNETVYAIPGRWKDIYDQAEKNLKVLHAGVKLGTDKGKGLIPDQALALSTMLNKDHFPQVELSYEDAIRYLRKEAVNLPADTPKGYVLVTYRQVPIGWEKNIGNRANNLYPQEWKIKSSHGTGELFIVNSL from the coding sequence ATGAAGACATTACCTGAAGATTTCAGAACATATACGCAGGCGCTGATGGGCGAAAAGCTGTATCAGCGTCTGGAGCATGCTATCCTCGAAGAGGAGGCACCAACCAGTATCCGCATCAATCCTTTTAAATGCAAGGATGCTGATGGCGAACCGGTTCCCTGGTGTCCGGAAACCGGCCGTTATCTCTCTACGCGTCCCGGATTCACCTTCGATCCGCTGCTGCATGCCGGCTTATATTATGTACAGGAAGCCTCATCCATGTTTGTTGATATGGCTATCCGACAGTACGTAAAAGAACCGGTGATGATGCTGGATCTCTGTGCTGCCCCTGGCGGAAAGTCGACTGCCGTAAGGGCTGCCTTGCCGGAAGGGAGTCTGCTCTTCAGCAACGAACCGATGCGCACCCGCTCGCAGATTCTTGCCGAAAACGTACAGAAGTTCGGTCATCCGGATATGATTGTTACCAACAACTATCCCCGCGATTACAAGAAATCGAAATTGCAGTTTGATGTGATCCTTACCGATGTTCCCTGCTCCGGCGAAGGAATGTTCCGCAAAGATGAAGGGGCTATCGACGAATGGAGTACCCAGAATGTGAACAACTGCTGGCAGCTGCAGCGCGAAATCGTATCGGATATCTGGAACTGTCTGAAGCCAGGCGGTATCCTGATTTATTCTACCTGCACCTTCAATGCACACGAAGATGAGGAGAACGTGGACTGGATATGCGAAGAACTTGGCGCAGAAGTGATGGCACTGGAGGGTGTAGAAAATGCATGGAACATCACCCGCAACCTCACGGGCACCGACTTCCCTGTTTACCGATTTATTCCTGGCGTTTCGCGAGGCGAAGGTCTGTTTATGGCGATTCTGAAGAAAGAGGGCGAATGGGAAGCCGGCTCACCAGCCAAGGAGAACAGGAAGGATAAGAAGAAGAAAGACAAGAAGGTGGCTAAAGGAAAGGGACCGGAGATTCCGGACGGCTGGCTGAAGGCTGATACGGAATGGATGCCTGCAGAAAGCAACGAGACGGTTTACGCCATTCCGGGCAGATGGAAAGACATCTACGACCAGGCTGAAAAGAACCTGAAGGTGCTGCATGCAGGTGTGAAACTGGGAACTGACAAGGGAAAGGGTCTCATTCCCGACCAGGCTCTCGCTCTCTCTACGATGCTCAACAAAGATCACTTCCCACAGGTGGAGTTATCCTACGAAGATGCCATCCGCTACCTTCGCAAGGAGGCTGTGAATCTACCTGCCGATACGCCTAAGGGTTATGTACTGGTAACCTACAGACAGGTTCCGATAGGCTGGGAAAAGAACATCGGCAACCGTGCCAACAACCTCTATCCGCAGGAGTGGAAAATCAAGAGCAGCCATGGGACGGGAGAGCTGTTTATAGTTAATAGTTTATAG
- a CDS encoding DUF6249 domain-containing protein, with amino-acid sequence MKKAILALALVMSIGATQVSLASSAPKHRYHPTTQQVDSKAAPASAAQPSASKDKDDEALEAYSDTTSTDSANYDDYDENDNRSVHSRYSLDNYDDPFDFIGSVFGGGALAVMIIFCIIFGLLFVFAPLIIVFLVIRYLIRRHNDRMKLAEMAMEKGINVPESDRPIDKQSDEYLVKRGLRNAFLGAGLCAMFAWWDVDFLAGIGALVFFYGIGQTVIGSLPAIKDWWKNRHGDQGTGYNGTPV; translated from the coding sequence ATGAAGAAAGCAATATTGGCATTAGCGCTCGTTATGAGCATCGGAGCCACCCAAGTGTCTTTGGCGTCTTCTGCTCCAAAACATCGTTATCATCCAACTACCCAACAGGTAGATTCAAAGGCTGCTCCTGCATCTGCCGCACAGCCATCTGCTTCGAAGGATAAAGACGACGAGGCGTTGGAGGCTTATTCTGATACAACCAGTACAGATTCGGCTAACTATGATGATTATGATGAGAATGATAATAGATCTGTTCATTCTAGATACAGTTTAGACAACTATGATGATCCGTTCGATTTCATCGGTTCGGTATTTGGTGGCGGAGCGCTGGCTGTTATGATCATTTTCTGTATCATCTTCGGTCTGCTGTTTGTCTTTGCTCCGCTGATCATCGTATTTCTGGTTATCAGATATCTGATTCGCCGCCACAACGACCGGATGAAACTGGCGGAGATGGCGATGGAGAAGGGCATCAATGTTCCGGAAAGCGACCGGCCGATAGACAAGCAGAGCGATGAGTATCTCGTGAAACGGGGATTGAGAAATGCCTTCCTGGGAGCCGGCTTGTGCGCCATGTTTGCCTGGTGGGATGTTGATTTCCTGGCTGGCATCGGAGCCCTGGTCTTCTTCTATGGCATCGGTCAGACCGTTATCGGCTCGCTTCCTGCCATTAAGGACTGGTGGAAGAACCGTCATGGCGACCAGGGCACGGGATATAATGGTACTCCGGTCTAG
- a CDS encoding RNA polymerase sigma factor produces the protein MEKLSDISLVTKVVMLHDRKSFDLLVRKYQSPIRGFFLRQTLGDAQLSDDLAQDTFVKAYTHLSGFRGTASFSTWLYRIAYNVWYDYTRSHKETQDIDTPAVSSKNAQGAHAGLKMDLLKALQILNENERTCITLQLMDGLSIDKIAEVTGMVQGTIKSHLSRGKQKLASYLKQNGYDR, from the coding sequence GTGGAAAAGTTATCCGATATCTCTCTCGTCACGAAGGTGGTGATGCTTCATGACCGCAAGTCGTTCGACCTGCTGGTCAGGAAGTATCAGTCACCTATTCGTGGGTTCTTCCTGCGGCAGACGCTGGGGGATGCGCAGCTGAGTGACGACTTGGCTCAGGATACCTTTGTCAAGGCATATACCCATCTGTCCGGTTTCAGGGGTACAGCCTCTTTCTCCACCTGGCTCTACCGCATCGCCTATAATGTATGGTATGATTATACCCGCAGCCATAAGGAGACGCAGGACATCGATACGCCTGCCGTTTCCAGTAAGAATGCACAGGGCGCCCATGCCGGATTAAAGATGGATTTGCTCAAGGCATTACAGATATTGAATGAAAATGAACGTACATGCATCACGCTGCAGCTGATGGATGGACTCTCTATAGATAAGATTGCAGAGGTGACGGGAATGGTGCAAGGCACCATCAAGTCGCATCTCTCTCGTGGAAAACAGAAACTTGCAAGTTACTTAAAACAGAATGGTTATGACCGATAA
- a CDS encoding DUF5056 domain-containing protein translates to MTDKINDKKLESMKGEPLSPQDEELLQMFFSDCQMSEIPDDGFSDRVMQALPALPETDTAMSLVKRQRLEHLWTAACVAAGIIIAVVCQGWEQIQGWLFSMKIDFLLSGSRALTHVADSIAHSQNLLMVLAGIVVLIMVWGYNELADARQ, encoded by the coding sequence ATGACCGATAAGATAAATGATAAGAAGTTGGAGAGCATGAAAGGGGAACCGTTGAGTCCTCAGGATGAAGAACTCTTGCAGATGTTCTTTTCCGATTGCCAGATGTCTGAGATTCCTGATGACGGATTCTCCGATAGGGTGATGCAGGCATTGCCGGCTTTACCCGAAACTGATACTGCGATGTCGCTGGTTAAGCGCCAGCGTCTGGAACATTTATGGACGGCAGCCTGTGTGGCAGCAGGCATCATCATAGCGGTAGTCTGTCAGGGATGGGAACAGATTCAGGGATGGCTTTTCTCTATGAAGATAGATTTCCTCCTCTCCGGCTCCCGTGCCCTTACGCATGTGGCTGATTCCATCGCCCACTCTCAGAATCTCCTGATGGTGCTGGCTGGCATCGTTGTCCTCATCATGGTTTGGGGATATAATGAACTGGCTGATGCACGTCAGTAG
- a CDS encoding OmpA family protein — protein sequence MKQIRFYQIITAISCLFLISCGIDQNLKKADKHLSLGEYYDAATQYKKVYTKTPTKERAARGKVALKMARCYDKINSTPKALAAYSNAIRYKQADLNDRLAYARLLLKNGSYRQAAKEFEFLLDSMPDNMLVKNGLESARKAPVWKKEGSRYKVKRMDVFNSRRDDYSPMFLSDDNSQLYFTSTRNEAQGSDMNGVTGTKSADIFFSEKNDKGKWSKPEAIGTGLNTDYEEGACCFTPDGKQMYLTQCATDPTSPRLAQIVTSNRSDAAWSKPTNLEISKDTLSCFAHPAISPDGEWLYFVSDMPGGKGGLDIWRVRITPAGLGGVENLGEPINTPGDEMFPTFRPNGDFYFSSNGHVGMGGLDIYIAKVNSITRKYELTHPGYPLNTEADDFGMTFEGLHNQGFFCSNRKDGRGYDHIYSFENPEIVTTMKGWVYEKDGYELPAAEVRIVGNDGTNRKLSVKGDGSFVLPINPHVDYLVMASCKGYLNHKEELRVDSAKESKEYVLQFPLASITAPVLIDNIFYDFDKATLTEASTTALDQLVTLLKENPHVTIELSAHCDYKGNSEYNKHLSQRRAQSVVDYLIKHGIEKERLTPVGYGKEKPKNVRKKLTEKYPWLKEGDVLNEEFILKQSKEHQEICNQLNRRTEFKVLRTTYKLF from the coding sequence ATGAAACAAATAAGATTTTATCAAATCATAACAGCAATCAGCTGCCTCTTTCTGATAAGTTGCGGCATTGACCAGAACCTGAAGAAAGCAGACAAGCATCTTTCTTTAGGCGAATACTACGATGCGGCAACCCAATATAAAAAGGTGTACACCAAGACACCTACCAAAGAGCGGGCTGCCCGGGGCAAGGTGGCTCTAAAGATGGCACGCTGCTATGATAAAATCAACAGTACGCCGAAGGCACTGGCTGCCTACAGCAATGCCATCCGATACAAGCAGGCAGACCTCAACGACCGCCTGGCTTACGCCCGGCTTCTCCTGAAGAACGGAAGTTACAGACAGGCTGCCAAGGAATTCGAATTCCTGCTCGATTCCATGCCCGACAACATGCTGGTAAAGAACGGACTCGAATCGGCGCGAAAAGCCCCAGTCTGGAAGAAGGAAGGAAGCCGGTACAAGGTAAAGCGGATGGATGTTTTCAACTCCCGAAGAGACGACTATTCGCCAATGTTCCTCAGCGATGACAACAGTCAGCTCTATTTCACCTCAACCCGCAACGAAGCCCAGGGCAGCGATATGAACGGAGTGACGGGAACGAAATCTGCCGACATCTTCTTCTCTGAAAAGAACGACAAAGGCAAATGGAGCAAGCCGGAAGCCATCGGAACCGGTCTCAACACCGACTACGAAGAGGGCGCATGCTGCTTTACCCCAGACGGCAAACAGATGTACCTCACCCAGTGTGCCACCGATCCCACTTCGCCCCGCTTAGCCCAGATAGTAACCTCCAACCGCTCAGATGCAGCCTGGAGCAAGCCTACAAATCTGGAAATCAGCAAAGATACACTCAGTTGTTTTGCCCATCCAGCCATCTCCCCTGATGGCGAATGGCTCTATTTCGTATCAGACATGCCGGGCGGAAAGGGCGGTCTCGACATCTGGCGAGTGCGCATCACTCCTGCCGGACTGGGCGGTGTAGAGAACCTGGGCGAACCAATCAACACCCCAGGCGATGAGATGTTCCCTACCTTCCGTCCTAACGGCGACTTCTACTTCAGCAGCAACGGTCATGTGGGAATGGGCGGACTCGACATCTATATCGCCAAAGTAAATTCCATCACCCGGAAATATGAACTCACCCACCCCGGCTATCCGCTGAATACAGAAGCCGATGACTTCGGAATGACTTTCGAGGGTCTCCACAACCAGGGTTTCTTCTGCTCTAACAGAAAAGACGGAAGAGGCTACGATCATATCTACTCCTTCGAGAATCCGGAGATTGTTACCACGATGAAGGGATGGGTCTACGAGAAAGACGGTTATGAACTGCCTGCCGCAGAGGTGAGAATCGTAGGCAACGACGGAACGAACAGGAAACTATCCGTCAAGGGCGACGGTTCGTTTGTCCTCCCTATCAATCCGCATGTCGACTACCTGGTGATGGCATCCTGCAAAGGCTACCTCAACCACAAGGAAGAACTTCGGGTTGATTCGGCTAAAGAGAGTAAGGAATACGTGCTCCAGTTCCCGCTGGCTTCCATCACAGCCCCTGTACTCATCGACAACATCTTCTACGATTTCGACAAGGCAACCCTTACCGAAGCCAGTACAACAGCCCTCGACCAGCTGGTAACGCTGCTGAAAGAGAACCCGCACGTTACCATCGAACTCAGCGCCCATTGCGACTACAAGGGAAACAGCGAATATAACAAGCATCTGTCTCAGCGCCGCGCCCAATCGGTAGTAGACTATCTGATAAAACACGGCATAGAGAAAGAGCGCCTCACCCCTGTGGGCTACGGTAAGGAGAAGCCGAAGAATGTGCGCAAGAAACTTACCGAGAAGTATCCTTGGCTCAAGGAAGGCGATGTGCTCAACGAAGAATTTATCCTGAAGCAGAGCAAGGAGCATCAGGAAATCTGCAACCAGCTGAACCGCCGAACCGAGTTCAAAGTGCTACGCACTACCTATAAATTGTTTTAG
- a CDS encoding DNA topoisomerase 3, with product MIVCIAEKPSVAKDIARIIGATTARDGYMEGNGYQVTWTFGHLCELKEPDDYTPMWKHWSLSALPMIPQRFGIKLINDEGIKKQFATIEKLMQAADSIINCGDAGQEGELIQRWVMQKAQAKCPVKRLWISSMTDEAIKQGFQELKDQGEYQSLYLAGLSRAIGDWILGMNATRLYTLKYGQNRQVLSIGRVQTPTLALIVNRQKEIDNFVSEPYWVLATIYRDTQFTATSGKFTSKEEGEKAFSTIAGKPFTVTDVSKKKGNEAPPHLYDLTSLQVDCNKKFAYSADITLKLIQSLYEKKYTTYPRVDTQFLTDDIYPKCPQILNGVSQAKIMSQQKYLPLIQQLATISKKLPKSKKVFDNSKVTDHHAIIPTGVPPTGLTDMEANVYDLIAKRFISVFYPDCKFSTTTVLGEVINEDGPKPEKIEFKVSGKEILEPGWRVVYAKDVKNADDDDASDNANGNADSGNGAKKEVVEERTLPSFTKGESGEHQPTLTEKWTTPPKYYTEATLLRAMETAGKFVEDEELRAALKENGIGRPSSRAGIIETLFKRHYIRRQRKNLMATPTGIELIDTIHEELLKSCELTGIWEKKLRDIEHKTYDPADFINGLKEQINKIVIDVLSDNSNRRVTIMTEEDLKKKPAAKKTAVRKAPAKKADKAAAQNTDSQNAPAQPAPAADPMVGKPCPLCGKGVIIKGKTAYGCSNWKAGCQYRQPFSQM from the coding sequence ATGATAGTTTGTATAGCAGAGAAACCGAGCGTGGCTAAGGATATCGCACGAATCATCGGGGCTACCACGGCACGCGACGGTTATATGGAAGGTAATGGTTACCAAGTAACATGGACCTTCGGCCACCTTTGTGAGCTGAAGGAACCAGATGATTATACTCCGATGTGGAAACATTGGAGCCTTTCGGCGTTGCCGATGATTCCACAGCGTTTCGGTATCAAGCTCATCAACGATGAAGGCATCAAGAAGCAGTTTGCTACCATCGAGAAACTGATGCAGGCTGCCGACAGCATCATCAACTGCGGTGACGCCGGACAGGAAGGAGAGCTCATCCAGAGATGGGTGATGCAGAAGGCACAGGCAAAATGCCCCGTCAAGAGACTGTGGATTTCATCCATGACCGATGAAGCCATCAAGCAGGGATTCCAGGAACTGAAAGACCAGGGGGAATATCAGTCACTCTATCTTGCCGGACTTTCCCGTGCCATCGGCGACTGGATTCTCGGTATGAACGCCACCCGACTTTACACATTGAAATACGGTCAGAACCGGCAGGTGCTCAGCATCGGCCGGGTGCAGACCCCTACCCTTGCCCTCATCGTAAACCGCCAGAAGGAAATCGACAACTTCGTTTCCGAACCTTACTGGGTACTCGCCACCATCTACCGCGACACCCAGTTTACCGCTACCAGCGGCAAGTTTACCAGCAAGGAGGAAGGCGAGAAGGCTTTCAGTACCATCGCCGGCAAGCCCTTCACCGTTACCGATGTAAGCAAGAAGAAGGGAAACGAGGCGCCACCTCATCTCTACGACCTCACCTCGCTACAGGTGGATTGCAACAAGAAGTTTGCCTATTCAGCCGATATTACGCTGAAGCTCATCCAGAGTCTCTACGAGAAGAAGTATACCACTTATCCTCGTGTAGATACCCAGTTCCTGACCGACGATATCTATCCGAAATGTCCGCAGATTCTGAACGGAGTGAGTCAGGCAAAGATCATGAGTCAGCAGAAATACCTCCCGCTCATCCAGCAGCTCGCAACAATCAGCAAGAAATTGCCGAAGAGCAAGAAGGTTTTCGACAACAGTAAGGTAACCGACCACCACGCCATTATCCCAACCGGTGTTCCGCCAACCGGACTCACCGATATGGAGGCAAACGTGTATGATCTCATCGCCAAGCGCTTTATCAGCGTGTTCTATCCGGACTGTAAATTCTCTACCACAACCGTATTGGGCGAGGTAATCAACGAAGACGGTCCAAAACCGGAAAAGATAGAGTTCAAGGTAAGCGGTAAGGAGATTCTCGAACCAGGCTGGCGAGTAGTCTATGCCAAGGATGTAAAGAATGCAGATGACGATGATGCTTCAGATAACGCCAACGGAAATGCAGACTCAGGAAACGGTGCCAAGAAGGAAGTAGTAGAAGAAAGAACCCTCCCATCCTTCACAAAAGGCGAATCGGGAGAACATCAGCCTACCCTGACGGAGAAATGGACCACGCCACCTAAGTATTATACCGAGGCAACCCTGCTCCGTGCGATGGAGACAGCCGGCAAATTCGTAGAAGACGAAGAACTTCGTGCTGCATTGAAGGAGAACGGAATCGGCCGACCATCCTCCCGTGCCGGCATCATCGAGACCCTCTTCAAGCGCCACTATATCCGTCGCCAGCGCAAGAATCTGATGGCAACCCCGACAGGCATCGAACTCATTGACACCATCCATGAGGAACTGCTGAAGAGTTGCGAGCTGACCGGTATCTGGGAGAAGAAACTCCGCGACATCGAGCACAAGACCTACGATCCTGCCGACTTCATCAACGGACTGAAAGAACAGATCAACAAGATTGTCATCGATGTGTTGTCAGACAACAGCAACCGGAGAGTGACCATCATGACAGAGGAAGACCTCAAGAAGAAACCGGCTGCCAAGAAAACGGCAGTCCGAAAGGCTCCTGCCAAGAAAGCCGATAAGGCTGCTGCACAGAATACTGATTCTCAGAATGCCCCTGCTCAGCCGGCTCCAGCTGCCGACCCAATGGTTGGCAAGCCATGCCCGCTTTGCGGCAAGGGCGTCATCATCAAGGGCAAGACCGCCTATGGCTGCAGCAACTGGAAGGCAGGTTGCCAATATCGTCAGCCATTCTCGCAGATGTAA
- the carB gene encoding carbamoyl-phosphate synthase (glutamine-hydrolyzing) large subunit, whose translation MKKQLKKVLVLGSGALKIGQAGEFDYSGSQALKALREEGISSVLINPNVATIQTSEGIADKVYFLPVTPFFVTEIIKKERPDGIMLAWGGQTGLNVGTELYLNGVLKEYGVDVLGTSVEAIMNTEDRDLFVKELNKVDLKVPVSHACENMEEAVAAARNIGYPIMIRSAYALGGLGSGVCKTEEEFKEIAESAFTFAPQVLVEESLKGWKEIEFECIRDANDRCFTVASMENFDPLGIHTGESIVVAPTCSLTDEQVKMLQDIAVKCVRHLNIVGECNIQYAFNAETNDYRIIEINARLSRSSALASKATGYPLAFVAAKIALGYTLDQIGEMGTSNSAYVAPSLDYMICKIPRWDLTKFAGVSRKIGSSMKSVGEIMSIGRSFEEMLQKGLRMIGQGMHGFVGNDHTKFDNLDEELSNPTDLRIFAIAQALEEGYTIERIEELTKIDPWFIERMKNIVDYKHKLSEYNTLEEIPAEVLREAKVLGFSDFQIGRFVLKTQNTNMEKEVLAVRAQRKKLNILPAVKRIPTVASEHPDLTNYLYMTYDVEGYDINYYKNEKSVIVLGSGAYRIGSSVEFDWCSVNAINTTRKLGYKSIMINYNPETVSTDYDMCDRLYFDELSFERVLDVIDLESPRGVIVSVGGQIPNNLAMKLHRQSVPILGTSPVNIDRAENRGKFSAMLDKLGIDQPKWSALTSMEDVQKFIDEVGYPVLVRPSYVLSGAAMNVCHDDDELRRFLEAASEVSKEYPVVISQFMTETNEIEFDGVAQNGEIVEYGISEHVEYAGVHSGDATMTFPAQQISFATARQIKKISRAIAKELNISGPFNIQYLAKGRDVKVIECNLRASRSFPFVSKVLKRNFIETATRIMLDAPYQKPDKSAFDIDRMGVKASQFSFARLQNADPVLGVDMSSTGEVGCMGDTFEEALLNSLIATGYKIPSKDKGIMLSSGGAKEKASLLDAAQALVKNGYTIYATAGTAKFLNENNVKATAVGWPDEDHKDLPNVMQMIADHKFDLIVNIPKNHTKRELTNGYRIRRGAIDHNIPLITNARLASAFIEAFCTLSQDQLQIKSWQEYE comes from the coding sequence ATGAAGAAACAGCTTAAGAAAGTCCTCGTTCTGGGTTCCGGTGCTTTGAAGATCGGCCAGGCAGGTGAGTTTGACTATTCCGGTTCGCAGGCTCTCAAGGCTTTGCGCGAGGAGGGTATTAGTTCCGTCCTCATTAATCCAAACGTTGCTACAATTCAGACAAGTGAAGGTATTGCTGACAAGGTTTATTTCTTGCCGGTGACACCTTTTTTTGTAACTGAAATTATCAAGAAGGAGCGCCCAGACGGCATCATGCTGGCTTGGGGTGGACAGACGGGTTTGAACGTCGGTACAGAACTTTACCTCAACGGTGTGCTCAAGGAGTACGGTGTAGATGTGTTGGGTACTTCGGTAGAGGCTATCATGAACACAGAAGACCGCGACCTCTTCGTAAAGGAGCTTAACAAGGTTGACCTCAAGGTTCCTGTAAGCCACGCTTGCGAGAACATGGAGGAGGCTGTGGCTGCGGCACGCAACATCGGCTACCCTATCATGATCCGTTCTGCCTATGCGCTGGGAGGTCTCGGTTCTGGTGTCTGCAAAACCGAAGAGGAGTTTAAGGAGATTGCTGAATCTGCCTTCACTTTCGCACCTCAGGTGCTTGTTGAGGAGAGCCTGAAGGGATGGAAGGAGATTGAGTTTGAGTGCATCCGTGATGCTAACGACCGTTGCTTCACCGTTGCCTCTATGGAAAACTTCGACCCACTCGGAATCCATACAGGTGAATCTATCGTTGTGGCTCCAACCTGTTCTCTTACCGATGAGCAGGTGAAGATGTTGCAGGACATCGCCGTGAAGTGCGTCCGTCACCTCAACATCGTGGGTGAGTGCAACATCCAGTATGCTTTCAACGCTGAGACCAACGACTACCGTATCATCGAGATCAATGCTCGCTTGAGCCGTTCTTCTGCCCTCGCATCTAAGGCTACCGGTTATCCGCTCGCTTTCGTTGCTGCCAAGATTGCCCTCGGTTATACGCTCGACCAGATTGGTGAGATGGGTACTTCTAACTCAGCTTATGTAGCTCCATCACTCGACTATATGATCTGTAAGATTCCTCGTTGGGACCTTACCAAGTTTGCCGGTGTAAGCCGCAAGATTGGTTCTTCCATGAAGTCTGTAGGCGAAATCATGTCTATCGGCCGTTCTTTCGAGGAGATGCTCCAGAAGGGTCTCCGTATGATTGGTCAGGGAATGCACGGTTTCGTTGGCAACGACCACACCAAGTTTGATAACCTGGATGAGGAGCTTTCTAACCCTACCGACCTCCGTATCTTCGCCATCGCTCAGGCTTTGGAGGAAGGTTACACCATCGAGCGCATCGAGGAGTTGACCAAGATTGATCCTTGGTTCATCGAGCGCATGAAGAATATCGTAGATTACAAGCACAAGCTTTCTGAATATAATACTCTGGAGGAGATTCCTGCCGAGGTATTGCGCGAGGCTAAGGTATTGGGCTTCTCTGACTTCCAGATTGGCCGCTTCGTATTGAAGACTCAGAACACCAACATGGAGAAGGAGGTGCTGGCTGTTCGTGCCCAGCGTAAGAAGCTGAACATTCTGCCAGCCGTGAAGCGCATCCCTACTGTGGCAAGCGAGCATCCTGACCTCACCAACTATCTCTACATGACTTACGACGTAGAGGGTTACGACATCAACTACTACAAGAACGAGAAGTCAGTCATCGTTCTCGGTTCGGGTGCTTACCGCATCGGTTCTTCTGTAGAGTTCGACTGGTGTTCAGTAAACGCCATCAATACAACCCGCAAGTTGGGTTACAAGTCAATCATGATCAACTACAACCCGGAGACCGTATCTACCGACTACGATATGTGCGACCGTCTCTACTTCGATGAGCTTTCATTCGAGCGTGTACTCGATGTCATCGACCTGGAGTCACCACGTGGCGTGATTGTTTCCGTAGGTGGTCAGATTCCAAACAACCTGGCTATGAAACTCCATCGCCAGTCTGTGCCAATTCTGGGTACATCTCCTGTGAACATCGACCGTGCCGAGAACCGCGGTAAGTTCTCTGCCATGCTCGATAAGTTGGGTATCGACCAGCCTAAATGGAGCGCCCTCACATCAATGGAGGATGTTCAGAAGTTCATCGACGAGGTAGGCTATCCTGTTCTCGTTCGTCCATCTTACGTTCTTTCCGGTGCAGCCATGAACGTTTGCCACGATGATGATGAGTTGCGTCGCTTCCTGGAGGCAGCTTCTGAGGTTTCTAAGGAGTACCCAGTGGTTATCTCCCAGTTCATGACAGAGACCAACGAGATTGAGTTCGATGGTGTTGCCCAGAACGGTGAGATTGTAGAGTATGGTATTTCAGAGCACGTAGAGTATGCAGGTGTTCACTCTGGTGACGCAACCATGACCTTCCCTGCCCAGCAGATTTCCTTCGCTACAGCCCGTCAGATCAAGAAAATTTCACGTGCCATCGCCAAGGAGCTCAACATCTCGGGTCCTTTCAATATCCAGTACCTGGCTAAGGGTCGTGATGTAAAGGTGATCGAGTGTAACCTCCGTGCATCCCGCTCATTCCCATTCGTGAGCAAGGTATTGAAGCGCAACTTCATCGAGACTGCTACACGCATCATGCTCGATGCTCCATATCAGAAACCGGATAAGTCTGCTTTCGATATCGACCGCATGGGTGTGAAGGCATCCCAGTTCTCATTCGCCCGCTTGCAGAACGCCGACCCAGTTTTGGGTGTAGATATGAGTTCTACCGGTGAGGTAGGTTGTATGGGTGATACTTTCGAGGAGGCATTGCTCAACTCTTTGATTGCTACCGGCTACAAGATTCCTTCTAAGGACAAGGGCATCATGCTTTCAAGCGGTGGTGCGAAGGAGAAGGCTTCTCTGCTCGATGCTGCCCAGGCGCTGGTGAAGAATGGTTACACCATCTATGCTACAGCCGGAACAGCGAAGTTCCTGAACGAGAACAACGTGAAGGCTACAGCCGTAGGATGGCCTGATGAGGACCACAAGGATCTTCCTAACGTGATGCAGATGATTGCCGACCACAAGTTCGACCTCATCGTCAACATCCCTAAGAATCATACCAAGCGTGAGTTGACAAATGGTTACAGAATCCGTCGTGGCGCCATCGACCACAACATTCCTCTGATCACCAATGCCCGTCTGGCTTCCGCCTTCATCGAGGCATTCTGCACATTGAGCCAGGACCAGCTTCAGATTAAGAGCTGGCAGGAGTACGAGTAA